A portion of the Stella humosa genome contains these proteins:
- a CDS encoding EamA family transporter, producing the protein MTIDLGVGALVLVGALLHAGWNAMVKAGDDRLVALAAVFFASGVAGLAALPFVPVPAAAAWPWLAASVAIHVLYVAGLVGAYTHGDLSRVYPLARGCGPLLVALVAGRLVGEHLTLFQVAGLLLASAGIIGLAMEPGAFGVGRRGTLWALFTGATIAGYTVADGMGGRASGDAIGYTAWLFACQIPFVPLYAWLRRPAAVRAYLTGGQWKRGTGGGMVALASYGIAIWAMSVAPMALVAALRETSVLFAALIGTLILREAMGTWRIGAAILVVAGQLLMNLGTA; encoded by the coding sequence ATGACGATTGATCTGGGGGTAGGGGCGCTCGTTCTCGTGGGCGCCCTTCTTCATGCCGGCTGGAACGCGATGGTGAAGGCGGGCGACGACCGCCTCGTGGCGCTGGCGGCCGTGTTCTTTGCCAGCGGCGTGGCCGGGCTGGCCGCATTGCCGTTCGTGCCGGTGCCGGCTGCTGCCGCCTGGCCATGGCTGGCCGCCTCGGTCGCGATCCATGTGCTCTATGTCGCGGGCCTGGTCGGTGCCTACACCCATGGCGACCTCAGCCGGGTCTACCCGCTGGCGCGCGGCTGCGGGCCGCTGCTGGTGGCGCTGGTGGCCGGCCGCCTGGTGGGCGAGCATCTGACTCTTTTTCAGGTCGCGGGTCTGCTGCTGGCGTCGGCTGGGATCATCGGGCTGGCGATGGAGCCGGGCGCGTTCGGCGTCGGCCGCCGCGGTACGCTGTGGGCACTTTTCACCGGCGCCACCATAGCCGGATACACCGTGGCCGACGGCATGGGCGGGCGGGCGTCGGGCGACGCCATCGGCTACACGGCCTGGCTCTTCGCCTGCCAGATCCCGTTCGTGCCGCTTTATGCCTGGCTGCGCCGACCGGCCGCCGTGCGCGCCTACTTGACCGGCGGGCAGTGGAAGCGCGGGACGGGTGGCGGCATGGTGGCGCTCGCCAGCTACGGCATCGCCATCTGGGCGATGAGCGTCGCCCCGATGGCGCTGGTGGCCGCGCTCCGCGAGACCTCGGTCCTGTTCGCGGCCCTGATCGGCACGCTGATCCTGCGCGAGGCGATGGGCACCTGGCGCATCGGGGCCGCCATCCTGGTGGTGGCGGGGCAGTTGCTGATGAACCTGGGGACCGCCTGA
- a CDS encoding type III PLP-dependent enzyme gives MTDKIRRFLRDQQPATPCLVVDLDVVGENYDRLHRLLPRAEIYYAVKANPAVPVVRLLAEKGSCFDTASIHEIDLCLSAGAPAERLSFGNTIKKQSDIAAAFARGVDLFAFDSRAELEKLAAAAPGSRVFCRVLMDCAGAEWPLNRKFGCELEMARDLMLQARDLGLDPYGLSFHVGSQQTDLEQWDIAIGRTMMVFTQLNEAGIELRMLNLGGGFPAQYRRDIPALEAYADAINRAVERHFGNRMPRLIIEPGRGMTGDAGIIQSEVVLISEKGYQENRRWVFLDIGKFGGLAETMDESIQYRIRTPHDGGETGAVVLAGPTCDSADVLYDKADYKLPTALRIGDKVEIHATGAYTTSYSAVGFNGFPPLAEHYI, from the coding sequence ATGACCGACAAGATTCGCCGATTCCTGCGCGATCAGCAGCCCGCTACCCCGTGCCTCGTCGTCGACCTCGACGTGGTTGGCGAGAATTACGATCGCCTGCACCGGCTGCTGCCTCGCGCCGAAATCTACTATGCCGTGAAGGCGAACCCGGCGGTTCCGGTCGTGCGCCTGCTGGCCGAGAAGGGCTCGTGCTTCGACACGGCCAGCATCCATGAGATCGACCTCTGCCTGTCGGCCGGCGCGCCGGCCGAGCGCCTGTCGTTCGGCAACACGATCAAGAAGCAGTCCGACATCGCGGCCGCCTTTGCCCGCGGCGTCGACCTGTTCGCGTTCGACAGCCGGGCCGAACTGGAGAAGCTGGCCGCGGCCGCCCCCGGCTCGCGCGTGTTCTGCCGCGTGCTGATGGATTGTGCGGGCGCCGAATGGCCGCTGAACCGCAAGTTCGGCTGCGAGCTGGAGATGGCGCGCGACCTGATGCTGCAGGCCCGCGACCTCGGCCTCGACCCCTATGGCCTGTCGTTCCATGTCGGCTCGCAGCAGACCGACCTGGAGCAGTGGGACATCGCCATCGGCCGCACCATGATGGTCTTCACCCAGTTGAACGAGGCTGGGATCGAGCTGCGCATGCTGAACCTGGGCGGGGGTTTCCCAGCGCAGTACCGCCGCGACATCCCCGCGCTGGAGGCCTATGCCGACGCGATCAACCGCGCCGTCGAGCGGCATTTCGGCAACCGCATGCCGCGCCTGATCATCGAGCCCGGCCGTGGCATGACCGGCGATGCCGGCATCATCCAGTCGGAGGTCGTGCTGATCTCTGAGAAGGGCTACCAGGAGAATCGCCGCTGGGTCTTCCTCGACATCGGCAAGTTCGGCGGGCTGGCCGAGACGATGGACGAGTCGATCCAGTACCGTATCCGCACGCCCCATGACGGTGGCGAGACCGGTGCGGTGGTGCTGGCCGGCCCGACCTGCGACAGCGCCGACGTGCTGTACGACAAGGCCGACTACAAGCTGCCGACGGCACTGCGCATTGGCGACAAGGTCGAGATCCACGCGACCGGCGCCTACACGACCAGCTATTCGGCCGTGGGCTTCAACGGCTTCCCGCCCCTGGCCGAGCACTACATCTGA
- the aroQ gene encoding type II 3-dehydroquinate dehydratase produces MTDPTILVLNGPNLNLLGVREPSLYGSATLGDVEEACRERAGLLGYDVDFRQSNHEGTLIDWIQEARGSAIGIVLNAGAYTHTSVAIRDALKSADLPVIEVHLSNVFKREPFRHHSYISDVAAGVICGFGTNSYVLAIEALAGIVDAAKEDA; encoded by the coding sequence GTGACCGACCCGACGATCCTTGTCCTGAACGGGCCCAACCTCAACCTCCTGGGCGTGCGCGAGCCGTCCCTCTACGGCAGCGCCACGCTGGGCGATGTCGAGGAAGCCTGTCGCGAGCGGGCCGGCCTGCTCGGCTATGATGTCGACTTCCGGCAGTCGAACCACGAGGGCACCCTGATCGACTGGATCCAGGAGGCGCGCGGCAGCGCCATCGGCATCGTGCTGAATGCCGGCGCCTACACCCACACGTCGGTCGCCATCCGCGATGCGCTGAAGTCGGCCGACTTGCCGGTCATCGAGGTCCACCTGTCGAACGTCTTCAAGCGCGAGCCCTTCCGTCACCATTCCTACATCTCGGACGTCGCCGCCGGCGTCATCTGCGGCTTCGGCACGAACAGCTATGTTCTGGCGATCGAGGCGCTCGCCGGCATCGTCGACGCCGCCAAGGAGGACGCATGA
- the accB gene encoding acetyl-CoA carboxylase biotin carboxyl carrier protein, which yields MKRTQPLAVDEELVRTLARLLDETGLTEIEAQAGDARIRIARAPAAQVIHAGPAVAAAPGPVVAAAPAAVAAADDPGAIKSPMVGTVYLSPQPNAPPFVAAGDRVAAGQTLMIVEAMKVMNPITAPRAGTVRAVLVDDGQPVEFGQPLTILD from the coding sequence ATGAAGCGGACCCAGCCGCTGGCCGTGGACGAGGAACTCGTCCGCACGCTGGCCCGCCTGCTCGACGAGACCGGCCTGACGGAGATCGAGGCCCAGGCCGGCGACGCGCGCATCCGCATCGCCCGGGCGCCGGCCGCCCAGGTGATCCATGCCGGCCCGGCCGTGGCTGCGGCACCGGGCCCGGTCGTGGCGGCAGCCCCCGCGGCGGTGGCCGCGGCCGATGACCCGGGTGCCATCAAGTCGCCCATGGTCGGCACCGTCTATCTGTCGCCGCAGCCGAACGCGCCGCCCTTCGTGGCCGCGGGCGATCGGGTCGCCGCCGGCCAGACGCTGATGATCGTCGAGGCGATGAAGGTCATGAACCCGATCACGGCGCCGCGCGCCGGCACCGTGCGCGCGGTGCTGGTCGATGACGGCCAGCCGGTCGAGTTCGGGCAGCCGCTCACGATCCTCGACTAG
- the accC gene encoding acetyl-CoA carboxylase biotin carboxylase subunit: MFEKILIANRGEIALRILRACREMGIQTVAVHSTADADSMHVRLADESVCIGPASARESYLNVPAILTAATITNADAIHPGLGFLAENADFAAMVEEHGFTFIGPTPEHIRLMGDKVQAKTEARRLGLPTVPDSDGAVATVEAALEAAARIGYPVLVKAAGGGGGRGMRVALDESQLRGAFSIARSEAKAFFSNDAVYLEKYLMRPRHIEVQVLADGQGGVVHLGERDCSIQRNHQKILEEALSPALNAEQREDIGRRVTDAIREIGYRGVGTIEFLYEEGAFYFIEMNTRLQVEHPISEMVTGIDLVREQIRVAAGATLGYGQDAVRLSGHAIECRINAEHPETFLPSPGRITEYHAPGGPGVRVDSHLFSGYVVPSNYDSLVAKLIVHGNTRNECLMRLRRALGEYAVGGIETNLPLHRRLLTNRDFLDGHYDVHWLERFMAAERGEA, translated from the coding sequence ATGTTCGAGAAGATCCTGATCGCCAACCGCGGCGAGATCGCGCTGCGCATCCTGCGCGCCTGCCGCGAGATGGGCATCCAGACGGTGGCCGTGCATTCCACCGCCGACGCCGATTCGATGCATGTGCGCCTGGCGGACGAATCCGTCTGCATCGGCCCGGCCTCGGCCCGGGAAAGCTACCTCAACGTGCCCGCCATCCTGACGGCGGCCACCATCACCAACGCCGACGCCATCCATCCCGGCCTGGGGTTCCTGGCCGAGAACGCCGATTTCGCGGCGATGGTGGAAGAGCACGGCTTCACCTTCATCGGCCCGACGCCCGAGCATATCCGCCTGATGGGCGACAAGGTGCAGGCCAAGACCGAGGCCCGGCGCCTGGGCCTGCCGACCGTGCCCGACTCCGACGGGGCGGTGGCGACGGTGGAAGCCGCGCTGGAGGCGGCCGCCCGCATCGGCTACCCGGTGCTGGTGAAGGCGGCCGGCGGCGGCGGCGGCCGCGGCATGCGGGTCGCGCTCGACGAGAGCCAACTGCGCGGCGCGTTCTCGATCGCGCGGTCGGAGGCCAAGGCCTTCTTCAGCAACGACGCGGTCTATCTCGAGAAGTACCTGATGCGGCCCCGGCACATCGAGGTGCAGGTGCTGGCGGACGGGCAGGGCGGCGTGGTCCATCTGGGCGAGCGCGACTGCTCCATCCAGCGCAACCACCAGAAGATCCTGGAGGAGGCGCTGTCGCCGGCGCTCAACGCCGAGCAGCGCGAGGATATCGGCCGCCGCGTCACCGATGCCATCCGCGAGATCGGCTATCGCGGCGTCGGCACGATCGAGTTCCTCTACGAGGAAGGCGCCTTCTACTTCATCGAGATGAACACCCGCCTCCAGGTCGAGCACCCGATCAGCGAGATGGTGACCGGCATCGACCTGGTGCGCGAGCAGATCCGCGTCGCCGCCGGGGCGACGCTGGGCTACGGCCAGGATGCCGTGCGCCTGTCGGGGCATGCGATCGAGTGCCGGATCAACGCCGAGCATCCCGAGACCTTCCTGCCGTCGCCCGGCCGCATCACCGAATACCATGCGCCCGGGGGGCCGGGGGTGCGGGTCGATTCGCACCTGTTCTCGGGCTATGTCGTGCCCTCCAACTACGACAGCCTGGTGGCCAAGCTGATCGTCCATGGCAACACCCGCAACGAGTGCCTGATGCGCCTGCGCCGGGCCTTGGGCGAATATGCCGTGGGCGGGATCGAGACCAACCTGCCGCTGCACCGCCGCCTGCTCACCAACCGCGACTTCCTCGACGGCCACTACGACGTGCACTGGCTGGAGCGGTTCATGGCGGCCGAGCGCGGCGAAGCCTGA
- the aat gene encoding leucyl/phenylalanyl-tRNA--protein transferase: MGVLTPEILLRAYAVGLFPMAETADDPELFWVDPDWRGVLPLDGFHLPRRLARRVRQNPFTVTVDQDFAAVVDGCAERTGSRRETWINGQIRELYAALHAMGRAHSVECWRGGRLVGGLYGVHIGAAFFGESMFMRETDASKVALVHLVARLIKGGFRLLDTQFVTDHLAGFGTVEVPKAQYRRLLARAIAVEAELPAEMSDADALAVLAG; encoded by the coding sequence ATGGGCGTGCTGACGCCCGAGATCCTGCTGCGGGCCTATGCCGTCGGCCTGTTCCCGATGGCCGAGACGGCCGACGACCCCGAACTGTTCTGGGTCGATCCCGACTGGCGCGGCGTGCTGCCGCTGGATGGCTTCCACCTGCCGCGCCGGCTGGCCCGGCGGGTGCGCCAAAATCCCTTTACCGTCACCGTCGACCAGGACTTCGCTGCCGTCGTCGACGGCTGCGCCGAGCGCACCGGCAGCCGGCGGGAAACCTGGATCAACGGCCAGATCCGCGAACTCTATGCCGCCCTCCACGCCATGGGCCGGGCCCACAGCGTAGAATGTTGGCGCGGCGGGCGCCTCGTGGGCGGCCTCTACGGCGTCCACATCGGTGCCGCCTTCTTCGGCGAGAGCATGTTCATGCGCGAGACCGACGCCAGCAAGGTGGCGCTGGTGCACCTGGTCGCCCGCCTGATCAAGGGCGGCTTCCGCCTGCTCGACACGCAGTTCGTGACCGACCACCTGGCCGGCTTCGGCACCGTGGAAGTGCCCAAGGCCCAGTATCGCCGGCTGCTCGCCCGCGCGATCGCGGTCGAGGCCGAGCTTCCGGCCGAGATGTCGGATGCGGATGCGCTGGCGGTGCTGGCTGGCTAA
- a CDS encoding enoyl-CoA hydratase/isomerase family protein, translated as MPPEADASTEAVLYESRDRVAIITINNPAKANSINADVALGLAAAWRRFNASDDRVAVVTGAGEKAFSAGADLDAPPELRRFMPGVGIKVEKPIIAAVSGWCVGGSVVLVQMCDLCIASETARFSYPEAKLGFTGGLISSLATRIPHKVAMEFILMGEPMTAQRAYEVGFVNKVVPAGQHLAEAEAWARKLAGMAPLVLTTLKRFVGEALPRGPSEQAGRALADIEAVWGSDDYREGLAAFKAKRPPDYNGR; from the coding sequence ATGCCGCCCGAAGCCGACGCCAGCACCGAGGCCGTCCTCTACGAATCGCGCGACCGGGTCGCGATCATCACCATCAACAACCCGGCCAAGGCCAATTCCATCAATGCCGACGTGGCGCTGGGCCTGGCCGCGGCGTGGCGGCGCTTCAATGCGAGCGACGACCGGGTGGCGGTCGTAACCGGTGCCGGCGAGAAGGCCTTCTCCGCCGGTGCCGACCTCGACGCGCCGCCGGAACTGCGCCGCTTCATGCCGGGCGTCGGGATCAAGGTCGAGAAGCCGATCATCGCCGCGGTTTCCGGCTGGTGCGTCGGCGGGTCGGTGGTGCTGGTGCAGATGTGCGACCTCTGCATCGCGAGCGAGACGGCCCGATTCTCCTACCCCGAGGCCAAGCTGGGGTTCACCGGCGGCCTGATCAGCTCGCTCGCCACCCGCATCCCGCACAAGGTGGCGATGGAGTTCATCCTGATGGGCGAGCCGATGACGGCCCAGCGCGCCTACGAGGTGGGGTTCGTCAACAAGGTGGTGCCGGCGGGCCAACACCTGGCCGAGGCGGAGGCCTGGGCGCGCAAGCTGGCCGGCATGGCGCCGCTGGTGCTGACCACGCTGAAGCGCTTCGTCGGCGAGGCCTTGCCGCGCGGGCCGTCCGAGCAGGCCGGCCGGGCGCTGGCCGACATCGAGGCCGTCTGGGGCAGCGACGACTATCGCGAGGGCCTGGCCGCCTTCAAGGCGAAGCGACCGCCGGACTACAACGGGCGGTAG
- a CDS encoding DUF1194 domain-containing protein, with protein sequence MSQRSRLGIIGLVAAVLALQMATQVLAVEPVDLELVLAVDVSGSVDQDEARLQRDGYVAALTDPQVIDAIRGGLHGRVAIAYVEWAGYRHRRLVADWHLVRDRPTAEALARRIAAAPIATGVSTSISGAIHFALPMFGAGGFQGERRVIDISGDGPNNDGPDVTTARDAALAMGVTINGLPILNDRPNVAAFPSLDDLDEYYDGCVIGGPGAFMVVAQGFETFAAAVKRKLILEIAARPEPVRAIPASSAPGIRPVAYDRGCDIGERQLRQYLRGRGGMME encoded by the coding sequence ATGTCCCAACGATCGCGCCTCGGCATCATCGGGCTGGTCGCAGCCGTGCTGGCCTTGCAGATGGCGACGCAGGTCCTTGCCGTCGAGCCCGTCGACCTGGAACTGGTACTGGCGGTCGACGTCTCCGGCTCCGTCGACCAGGACGAGGCCCGCCTCCAGCGCGACGGCTATGTCGCCGCCCTGACCGACCCGCAGGTGATCGACGCCATCCGCGGCGGCCTGCACGGCCGGGTGGCGATCGCCTATGTGGAATGGGCCGGCTATCGCCACCGGCGCCTGGTGGCCGACTGGCACCTGGTGCGCGACCGGCCGACGGCCGAGGCGCTGGCGCGACGGATCGCGGCCGCGCCGATCGCGACCGGCGTCAGCACCTCGATCAGCGGGGCGATCCATTTCGCGCTGCCGATGTTCGGCGCGGGCGGCTTCCAGGGTGAGCGCCGCGTGATCGACATCTCCGGCGACGGCCCCAACAATGACGGGCCGGACGTGACCACCGCGCGGGACGCGGCGCTGGCGATGGGCGTCACCATCAACGGCCTGCCGATCCTGAACGACCGCCCCAACGTCGCGGCCTTCCCCAGCCTCGACGACCTCGACGAGTACTATGACGGCTGCGTCATCGGCGGCCCCGGCGCCTTCATGGTCGTGGCCCAGGGTTTCGAGACCTTCGCCGCGGCCGTGAAGCGCAAGCTGATCCTGGAGATCGCCGCCCGGCCGGAGCCCGTGCGGGCGATCCCCGCCAGCAGCGCGCCGGGTATCCGACCGGTCGCCTACGACCGGGGCTGCGACATCGGCGAGCGGCAGTTGCGCCAGTACCTGCGCGGCCGCGGCGGGATGATGGAGTAG
- a CDS encoding 2-hydroxyacid dehydrogenase, translated as MAEAVARPKVLYFVLGNRPLYELVESALPPEFELMTLESGSEAERLEKLRDAEVVIVGGGRLARHHIEAAPRLRFVQHQGVGYHDTVDVAALRERQIPLALAPGGTSIGVSEHTIMMMLAVCKRLAYLDSELRRGVWHANDMRAESRQIFGMTVGIVGLGRIGTEVARHLQGFGATLVYHDIVDIPAEVERELKVRRVGFDELLALSDMVTLHLPLTELSHHMMNRETIGRMKPGAMLINCARGPIVEEAALVEALRSGHLAGVGLDTFEIEPPPHPTPLAEFRNVVLTPHNAPGTRDAMRMKMGDMFDNIQRFYRAEPLVDRVELD; from the coding sequence ATGGCCGAGGCCGTCGCGCGCCCGAAGGTGCTCTATTTCGTCCTGGGCAACCGGCCGCTGTACGAGCTGGTGGAAAGCGCGCTGCCGCCGGAGTTCGAGCTGATGACGCTGGAGTCCGGTAGCGAGGCCGAGCGGCTGGAGAAGCTGCGCGACGCCGAGGTGGTGATCGTCGGCGGCGGCCGGCTCGCCCGGCATCATATCGAGGCGGCCCCGCGCCTGCGCTTCGTGCAGCACCAGGGCGTGGGATATCATGACACGGTGGACGTGGCGGCCCTGCGCGAGCGCCAGATCCCGCTGGCCCTGGCCCCGGGCGGCACCAGCATCGGCGTGTCCGAGCACACGATCATGATGATGCTGGCCGTGTGCAAGCGGCTGGCCTACCTCGACTCCGAGCTGCGCCGCGGCGTCTGGCATGCCAACGACATGCGCGCGGAGTCGCGCCAGATCTTCGGCATGACGGTCGGCATCGTCGGCTTGGGCCGCATCGGCACGGAGGTGGCACGCCACCTCCAGGGCTTCGGCGCGACGCTCGTCTATCACGACATCGTCGATATCCCGGCCGAGGTCGAGCGCGAGCTGAAGGTGCGCCGCGTCGGGTTCGACGAACTGCTCGCGCTCTCGGACATGGTGACCCTGCACCTGCCGCTGACCGAGCTGTCGCACCACATGATGAACCGCGAGACGATCGGGCGCATGAAGCCGGGCGCCATGCTGATCAACTGTGCCCGCGGCCCCATCGTCGAGGAGGCGGCCCTGGTCGAGGCGCTGCGCTCCGGCCATCTGGCCGGCGTCGGGCTCGACACCTTCGAGATCGAGCCGCCGCCCCACCCGACGCCGCTGGCCGAGTTCCGCAACGTCGTGCTGACCCCGCACAACGCGCCCGGCACCCGCGACGCGATGCGGATGAAGATGGGCGACATGTTCGACAACATCCAACGATTCTACCGCGCCGAACCGCTGGTCGACCGCGTCGAGCTGGACTGA